One window of Polyangiaceae bacterium genomic DNA carries:
- a CDS encoding tetratricopeptide repeat protein: MNEEAKQLITLLESSLMMNPKDPVKRYRLGHAYHKNGELEKAAQQYQKTVGLQPDHFLAHYNLGLVKREQGELEVALEALIRAAELKPESADAQQALGDTALGMKRFEVAAPALQALAKLNPEHPDAALRGGDAYVEIAEWAGAVDCYERALKVAQDDPSVMLRLGRAYVATEAWEAAQRTLREQTKLVPKEAAGFKLLGKASAELGELQNSIDAYREALELDPEYVEGHCAIARTYAAAEQYPAAANAFRVALRFLPKDAAIHYELGVVLVKLEKHEEAIESLERSIGLEPERALAFAFLGDAQRALDQNAEARKSYRECVRLDATLVRASRSLAGVCLELGLKDEAIEAFKHVVQLEKDDAHAHLSLADLYLNAGRDAEAAGSLQEALRLMPDDEGVLAQVGAVLVRLGRGEEANPLLLKASRLLPKDASVRLNLGMAYNQAEKWELAKQALTKALELAEAAGSEGVEEYRAPFSAALARRELGKACRAQGDTKEAVEAFEIALQLDPTYTDLWQGLGELRAELSDPAGAAEAYYRAAEAFPADLDVQRVSGKVLQGVGRHADAVEVLRRVADVEEDDYRTLGALGRSLNQLERWTDARAVLKEAVRLRPDMGEALKELGRAATELGETDEALDALQRALEIDPDYAPGQVLVGRILAEREQYAKALEAFELAEKVFNERSNSEDEAIATAGHHDLVGLQPHLGRVRLVLKQFEPASRSLRVATKTAPKDADLALCLGQALLGLEDQHAARLALEEAARLDASSENNRGEIYKLLGPVCRAAGDATAAEAAFRRATELEPDCLEAQVALGELLDARGADAEAVQAFEAAVGLAPQEAKLYAALGGSLQKLGRFEESAERFAEAVKFGAGDPDILLSLGIGYFKTRRWAEAKQALQESLRLRGDSLECTQYLADTLAELGEGPAAADLFQQAVVLDPKFGRGYERLAELRIAQGQDEAAAAALTPLLDLEPPTAKRWALLGGCRIRLGQFSDAVKAYEAAVMLPNAGGDEAGELYVSLGEARLAAGQPQEARDAFDTAVKYAPESVPARAGLGRTSEACGLLGAAIQAYRAAAERDPSLLEAQLALGRLYVATEQDAEAVRALEAGVRALPERPDLHVSLGNVLLNLGRPEEAQQSFKRALQYAPDDAPAFFGLGRAEAARKSWAEARQALRQSVRIAPDQADSQALLGDVERELGNTDDAIAAYRRCVELDPNRGAVHLGLGKVFVDLGRHEEAVTCFEQASRVSPDDAGILETWAELLKKLGRDEELSAVLAKAAALAPNDPGALEKLALLQMERGAFAEARDSLERLIRLAPDSALAHRLLGSALWQLRGTGDDDTALISVTERAVELDPGLAEGWQRLGDVYGAKRDAKNVVRCMLQLTRLQPNAAQAWLKLGRAQLQLDNAGDAASAFERAASGVDDASFHADWGRALLLSSDKARATQHFERCLELDPAHAAVVRPLAFCYVERAAWDKAAPLLQRLVGAGEGDVDVQRALAQAQQELGQEGDALAALQAVVAESPEDLAALKSLAEVAERQGQLELAARSFGDWSTKQPSALDALLGAGRCLSALERFEEARAYLDRYVEQKQDNAEAYKLLGEACVKLKDPDGSIAALKQAITLDPTFHSGASVLGRLLVRLGRDEEALPYLRQTVEARPDQLALHVTLAGALERLGNDTEAASAYERAVALRPEDPNLLSSLGLARHRLGDSSGASDALERAIRLGADDPGLKLKLADALFSLQRWGEVKSNLGEASAVADARAAKQLAQALDNLGETRPAFEAYARALELDAAFAPAHPAMARLAVALGEDGKAAVAFNKALREAPSDELRRGYADALERLGRQSELEHVLSELVQAHPQEAALWRRLAGARGELNQVAPAAQALTQLVSLEPDDVTAWKQLAVLRASAELASVTGDAGLLEANAQVVRLEPTNAAAQAVVGRLRAQAGEWQPARAALDVAAPALGNDAELWGLLADSCEALGDAAAAALALEKRVALVDADVDSWRKLGAHYRQLGRTADAAQAMKRVDELGGSSPQAALELGAVYQEQGLAREAMQSFMKAMNGAPADMQIRFQVGLRLGALGEHRQAFEAFRKVTIVEPKNAAAFFELGNSAAELGEYPEAIEAYYAATEVQPDFPAAHRAMGLCRARLGHAAAALDALETALNANPDDPETNLRLGECLAAVGRHGDALPKLKRATELLPDEADAFLAYGYVLIAVGRQGEAVDVLRRASELRPEHAETWAQLATAYERINPDDAMACLQRAAELDDQNPELQKRLGILCTGMGQADQAIAALERAEQLSDDLEVIRLLGISLARAGRHADAVSRFERLVATQPTDALALVLAATSQNELEAYADAKESAERALGVAHDNAEAHFQLGRALEGERDVQGARTAYAQATAADPRHAAAYFHVAKCDLALKNFAGAEAAGRAFVELQPEDGAGYYQLAIAELAQGKNDEALGSFERSVQLDPKNANALMRLGALYIKLKRLDDAVSALAKSVALDPTSEKGLQLLSDLCRRTQRLDQLIQALERAKAAHVSAAVLCRLGEAHSDRGEAGTALDLFRQAVNLEPERIEAQRLFGYSASAAEQHEQAVDALQVVTQSADVNAHDWYCLAVSLRALGYIGDATTAAQHCLAIDASRSDAQLLLADTAAEAGDHAVAAEAYRAAVESGLADSGVYQALAQAEFGAGNAAGAVAALKAALELSPESDELIDQLAQASEEAGDHEGSVFALSKLLKKEPSAEGYHRLGVAYQRMGRHDESAAAFKRCLRMDPDHAHAQYALGAALMHTGRTEEAIAAWEKSTEFSPDDASLFAALGFGYLKVGRTDEGAAACLKAVELGLDDVSTLLQLARLFERLKRLDNAVVAYDRVVQLDPDRAEAHVQLALALTELGEHQRAVDAYQEALLLEPDNARLRYGLGVGYANLGHNDAARKQHEALQALDANLADELLFVIES; the protein is encoded by the coding sequence ATGAACGAGGAAGCGAAGCAGCTCATCACCTTGCTCGAGTCGAGCTTGATGATGAACCCCAAGGACCCGGTCAAGCGCTACCGACTGGGACACGCCTATCACAAGAACGGGGAACTCGAGAAAGCTGCTCAGCAGTATCAGAAGACCGTCGGGCTCCAACCGGATCACTTCCTCGCACACTACAACCTCGGGCTGGTCAAGCGGGAGCAAGGCGAACTCGAGGTTGCCCTCGAAGCGCTGATCCGCGCGGCAGAGCTCAAGCCGGAGAGCGCAGACGCCCAGCAAGCTTTGGGTGACACGGCTCTGGGCATGAAACGCTTCGAGGTTGCCGCGCCCGCGCTGCAGGCGTTGGCGAAGCTCAACCCGGAGCACCCCGACGCAGCGCTGCGCGGGGGCGACGCCTACGTGGAAATCGCCGAGTGGGCTGGCGCCGTGGATTGCTACGAGCGCGCGCTGAAGGTCGCCCAGGACGACCCTTCGGTGATGCTACGCCTCGGTCGAGCCTACGTCGCAACGGAAGCCTGGGAGGCGGCCCAGCGCACGTTGCGCGAACAAACCAAGTTGGTGCCCAAAGAAGCCGCGGGTTTCAAGCTGCTCGGAAAGGCCTCTGCAGAGCTCGGCGAGCTGCAGAACTCCATCGATGCCTACCGCGAAGCGCTCGAGCTGGATCCGGAGTACGTGGAGGGACACTGCGCCATTGCGCGGACCTACGCGGCCGCCGAGCAGTACCCAGCCGCCGCAAACGCTTTCCGTGTGGCACTGCGCTTCCTACCGAAGGACGCGGCGATTCACTACGAGCTCGGTGTTGTCTTGGTCAAGCTCGAGAAGCATGAGGAGGCGATCGAGAGCCTGGAGCGCAGCATTGGCCTGGAGCCCGAGCGAGCCCTGGCGTTCGCCTTCTTGGGCGACGCGCAACGGGCGCTCGATCAGAACGCAGAGGCGCGTAAGTCCTACCGCGAGTGTGTTCGCCTCGACGCGACGCTGGTGCGCGCGAGCCGCTCTCTGGCCGGCGTTTGTCTCGAGCTTGGCCTCAAAGACGAGGCCATCGAAGCGTTCAAGCACGTGGTGCAGCTCGAGAAGGACGACGCTCACGCGCACCTCTCCTTGGCTGACCTCTACTTGAACGCGGGCCGCGATGCGGAGGCCGCCGGCTCTCTGCAGGAAGCCTTGCGGCTCATGCCCGACGACGAGGGCGTTCTCGCGCAGGTGGGAGCCGTGCTGGTTCGCCTCGGGCGCGGGGAAGAGGCCAACCCGTTGCTCCTGAAAGCCTCCCGCCTGCTGCCCAAGGACGCGAGCGTGCGTCTGAACCTAGGCATGGCGTATAATCAGGCGGAAAAGTGGGAGCTGGCAAAGCAGGCGCTCACCAAGGCACTCGAGCTCGCCGAAGCGGCAGGCTCGGAGGGAGTCGAAGAGTATCGCGCGCCGTTCTCGGCGGCGCTCGCTCGGCGCGAGCTCGGTAAGGCGTGTCGCGCACAAGGCGACACGAAGGAGGCTGTGGAAGCGTTCGAGATCGCCCTGCAGCTCGATCCCACGTACACCGACTTGTGGCAGGGGCTGGGGGAGCTGCGTGCAGAGCTCTCAGACCCTGCAGGCGCCGCCGAGGCGTACTATCGCGCAGCAGAAGCTTTCCCTGCGGATCTAGATGTTCAGCGCGTCTCCGGCAAGGTGCTCCAGGGAGTCGGTCGTCACGCCGACGCAGTGGAAGTGCTCCGCCGGGTCGCGGACGTGGAGGAAGACGACTACCGCACCCTCGGCGCCCTCGGCCGCTCCCTGAACCAGCTAGAGCGCTGGACCGACGCGCGCGCCGTGTTGAAGGAAGCGGTGCGACTGCGCCCCGATATGGGCGAGGCGCTCAAAGAGCTGGGGCGCGCCGCCACCGAGCTGGGTGAAACGGACGAGGCACTGGACGCGCTGCAGCGCGCGCTGGAAATTGACCCCGACTACGCTCCAGGTCAGGTACTGGTCGGGCGTATCCTCGCGGAACGAGAGCAGTACGCCAAGGCGCTGGAAGCATTCGAGCTGGCCGAAAAGGTGTTCAACGAACGGTCGAACTCCGAGGATGAGGCCATCGCCACCGCGGGTCATCACGACCTGGTTGGGTTGCAGCCGCACCTCGGCCGCGTGCGGCTGGTGCTCAAACAGTTCGAGCCGGCTTCCCGTAGCTTGCGGGTTGCGACGAAGACGGCACCCAAGGACGCCGACCTGGCGCTGTGTCTGGGCCAGGCACTCCTCGGCTTGGAGGACCAGCACGCTGCGCGCCTTGCGCTCGAGGAGGCCGCGCGTCTCGATGCGAGCAGCGAGAATAATCGCGGGGAAATCTACAAGCTGCTCGGTCCGGTGTGCCGCGCTGCGGGCGACGCGACCGCCGCGGAGGCGGCGTTCAGGCGGGCGACGGAGCTCGAGCCGGATTGTCTCGAGGCGCAGGTCGCCCTGGGTGAGCTCTTGGACGCGCGCGGCGCCGACGCTGAGGCGGTGCAGGCTTTTGAAGCAGCCGTCGGGCTAGCGCCTCAAGAGGCCAAGCTCTACGCGGCGCTCGGTGGGAGCTTGCAAAAGCTCGGTCGCTTCGAAGAGAGCGCGGAGCGCTTCGCGGAGGCTGTGAAGTTCGGGGCCGGAGATCCGGACATCTTGCTCAGCCTGGGCATCGGCTACTTCAAGACACGGCGCTGGGCCGAAGCCAAGCAAGCCCTACAAGAGAGTTTGCGGCTACGGGGAGACTCCCTCGAGTGTACTCAGTACCTCGCGGATACGCTTGCGGAGTTGGGGGAGGGGCCCGCCGCGGCCGACTTGTTCCAGCAAGCGGTCGTACTGGACCCGAAGTTTGGGCGGGGCTATGAGCGCCTCGCGGAACTCCGCATCGCCCAAGGGCAGGACGAGGCTGCGGCGGCTGCGCTGACGCCACTCCTCGACCTTGAGCCCCCCACAGCCAAGCGCTGGGCCCTGCTCGGTGGGTGTCGCATACGACTTGGGCAGTTCTCCGACGCGGTGAAGGCCTACGAAGCGGCCGTCATGCTACCGAACGCTGGCGGTGATGAAGCTGGCGAGCTGTACGTTTCTCTGGGGGAGGCGCGGCTTGCGGCAGGCCAACCTCAGGAGGCGCGGGACGCCTTCGATACGGCGGTCAAGTACGCTCCTGAATCGGTGCCCGCTCGCGCTGGTTTGGGACGTACCTCAGAAGCGTGTGGCTTGCTGGGCGCAGCGATCCAGGCCTACCGCGCCGCCGCGGAGCGAGACCCAAGCTTGCTCGAGGCTCAGCTTGCCCTCGGCCGGTTGTATGTCGCGACGGAGCAGGACGCGGAGGCGGTGCGTGCTCTCGAGGCGGGGGTGCGAGCGCTACCCGAGCGGCCAGACCTGCACGTGAGTTTGGGCAACGTCTTGTTGAACCTCGGCCGACCGGAGGAGGCGCAACAAAGCTTCAAGCGCGCGTTGCAGTACGCGCCCGACGACGCCCCGGCGTTCTTTGGTTTGGGAAGAGCTGAAGCCGCGCGGAAATCTTGGGCGGAAGCCAGGCAGGCGCTGCGGCAGTCCGTGCGTATCGCACCCGACCAGGCAGACTCGCAAGCTCTGCTGGGCGACGTGGAGCGTGAACTCGGCAACACTGATGACGCGATCGCCGCCTACCGCCGCTGCGTGGAGCTCGATCCCAATCGCGGCGCGGTGCATCTCGGCCTGGGCAAGGTCTTCGTCGACTTGGGGCGCCATGAGGAGGCCGTCACGTGCTTCGAACAGGCTTCGCGTGTGTCGCCCGACGACGCGGGCATTCTGGAGACCTGGGCTGAACTCCTGAAAAAACTCGGTCGCGATGAAGAGCTGAGCGCCGTGTTGGCCAAGGCCGCCGCGCTCGCGCCCAATGACCCTGGGGCGCTGGAGAAGCTGGCGTTGCTCCAGATGGAGCGCGGCGCCTTCGCAGAGGCGCGTGACTCCTTGGAGCGACTCATCCGCCTGGCGCCAGACAGCGCCCTCGCCCATCGTCTGCTCGGGAGCGCGCTGTGGCAGCTCAGAGGCACAGGGGACGACGACACGGCGCTCATCAGCGTCACTGAGCGAGCTGTAGAGCTGGACCCCGGGTTAGCCGAAGGGTGGCAGCGGCTTGGTGATGTGTACGGAGCCAAGCGCGACGCGAAGAACGTCGTGCGCTGCATGCTGCAGCTCACCCGACTCCAACCGAACGCTGCTCAAGCCTGGCTGAAGCTTGGCCGGGCGCAGCTCCAGCTGGATAACGCCGGCGATGCGGCTAGTGCCTTCGAGCGCGCGGCGAGCGGTGTCGATGACGCCAGTTTCCATGCGGATTGGGGGCGCGCGTTGCTCCTTTCGAGTGACAAGGCGCGGGCGACGCAGCATTTCGAGCGTTGTTTGGAGCTGGATCCCGCTCATGCCGCTGTCGTTCGACCGTTGGCATTCTGCTACGTTGAGCGCGCAGCTTGGGACAAGGCGGCTCCCCTGCTGCAACGCCTCGTGGGGGCAGGGGAGGGCGATGTGGACGTCCAGCGTGCGCTCGCTCAGGCCCAGCAGGAACTGGGACAGGAAGGGGATGCGCTCGCGGCGCTGCAGGCCGTGGTGGCCGAGTCGCCTGAAGACCTGGCGGCATTGAAGAGCCTCGCCGAGGTGGCGGAGCGCCAGGGACAGCTTGAGCTGGCCGCGAGGAGCTTCGGTGATTGGTCGACGAAGCAACCAAGCGCTCTCGATGCTCTGCTTGGCGCCGGGCGTTGCTTGTCCGCCCTCGAGCGCTTCGAAGAAGCTCGGGCGTACCTGGATCGCTACGTCGAGCAGAAGCAGGACAACGCCGAAGCCTACAAGCTACTCGGTGAGGCTTGCGTCAAGCTGAAGGACCCAGACGGCAGTATTGCCGCATTGAAACAAGCGATTACTCTGGACCCGACCTTTCACTCCGGCGCGTCCGTGCTCGGTAGGTTGCTGGTGCGCCTGGGTAGAGACGAAGAGGCGCTTCCGTACCTGCGTCAAACCGTAGAGGCGCGCCCGGACCAGTTGGCCCTGCATGTCACGCTGGCGGGTGCTCTCGAGCGCTTGGGCAACGACACGGAAGCGGCGAGCGCGTATGAGCGCGCGGTCGCGTTGCGTCCGGAGGACCCGAATCTGCTTTCCTCGCTGGGGCTCGCTCGGCACCGCCTTGGAGACTCGAGCGGCGCGTCCGACGCCTTGGAGCGCGCGATTCGCCTTGGCGCCGATGACCCTGGGTTGAAGCTCAAGTTGGCAGACGCGCTCTTCAGCCTCCAGCGTTGGGGCGAGGTGAAGTCCAATCTGGGTGAAGCGAGCGCGGTGGCAGACGCGCGAGCCGCGAAGCAGCTGGCGCAAGCGCTAGATAACCTCGGGGAGACGCGTCCTGCATTCGAAGCCTACGCGCGCGCGCTGGAGCTCGACGCTGCCTTCGCCCCCGCGCACCCCGCCATGGCTCGCCTCGCTGTGGCCCTCGGCGAAGACGGCAAGGCCGCGGTCGCCTTCAACAAGGCGCTACGTGAGGCACCGAGCGACGAACTTCGGCGCGGATACGCCGACGCTCTGGAGCGCCTTGGGCGCCAATCGGAGCTCGAGCACGTGCTGAGCGAGCTGGTGCAGGCTCACCCGCAGGAGGCGGCGCTGTGGCGTCGCCTCGCTGGAGCGCGCGGTGAGCTGAACCAGGTAGCGCCGGCCGCTCAAGCGCTGACCCAGCTCGTCAGTCTCGAGCCGGATGATGTTACCGCGTGGAAGCAACTCGCTGTGCTACGGGCGTCGGCGGAGCTGGCTTCCGTAACGGGCGACGCGGGCTTGCTTGAAGCCAACGCGCAGGTGGTTCGGTTGGAGCCGACGAATGCCGCCGCTCAAGCGGTGGTTGGTCGCCTGCGCGCTCAGGCGGGGGAGTGGCAGCCTGCGCGTGCAGCGCTCGACGTCGCTGCGCCCGCGCTCGGCAACGACGCAGAGCTGTGGGGCCTGCTGGCAGATAGCTGTGAAGCGCTTGGGGACGCAGCGGCGGCGGCGCTCGCACTCGAGAAGCGCGTGGCGTTGGTGGACGCGGATGTGGACAGCTGGCGCAAGCTCGGGGCCCACTACCGCCAGCTGGGGCGCACCGCAGACGCAGCGCAGGCGATGAAACGCGTGGATGAGCTGGGCGGCAGCTCGCCTCAAGCTGCCCTCGAGCTCGGCGCCGTGTACCAGGAGCAAGGCCTCGCGCGTGAGGCGATGCAGTCCTTCATGAAGGCGATGAATGGCGCCCCGGCGGACATGCAGATCCGCTTTCAAGTGGGCTTGCGCCTCGGGGCGCTAGGGGAGCATCGCCAGGCTTTTGAAGCTTTCCGTAAGGTAACGATTGTCGAGCCGAAGAACGCGGCGGCATTTTTCGAGCTGGGAAATAGCGCCGCGGAGCTGGGTGAGTACCCTGAAGCGATCGAGGCTTACTACGCTGCGACCGAGGTCCAACCTGACTTTCCGGCGGCGCACCGTGCGATGGGACTTTGCCGAGCGCGCTTGGGCCACGCCGCAGCGGCGCTGGATGCGTTGGAAACGGCCTTGAACGCCAACCCGGACGATCCCGAGACCAACTTGAGGCTCGGGGAGTGCCTGGCGGCCGTCGGTCGCCACGGGGACGCGTTGCCGAAGCTCAAGCGAGCGACGGAGCTCTTGCCAGACGAAGCAGACGCCTTCCTCGCATACGGCTACGTGCTGATCGCGGTTGGGCGCCAAGGTGAGGCCGTTGACGTCCTGCGGCGCGCTAGTGAGCTGCGACCCGAGCACGCCGAGACGTGGGCGCAGCTCGCGACGGCCTATGAGCGCATCAATCCGGACGACGCGATGGCCTGCTTGCAGCGCGCGGCGGAGCTCGATGATCAGAATCCCGAGCTGCAGAAGCGCCTCGGGATCCTGTGCACCGGGATGGGGCAGGCCGATCAAGCGATTGCTGCCTTGGAGCGCGCTGAACAGCTGTCCGACGACCTGGAGGTGATCCGCTTGCTCGGGATCAGCCTCGCACGCGCTGGTCGTCATGCGGACGCCGTCTCACGCTTCGAACGTTTGGTGGCCACGCAGCCAACGGACGCGCTTGCGCTCGTGCTGGCGGCAACCTCTCAGAACGAGCTAGAAGCCTACGCTGATGCGAAGGAGAGCGCAGAGCGCGCCCTGGGTGTTGCTCACGACAACGCTGAGGCACATTTCCAGCTCGGTCGCGCGCTGGAGGGCGAGCGCGACGTCCAAGGCGCCAGGACGGCCTACGCACAGGCCACGGCCGCGGATCCCCGTCACGCTGCCGCATATTTCCATGTGGCAAAGTGCGATTTGGCGCTGAAGAACTTCGCCGGCGCCGAAGCAGCGGGGCGCGCCTTCGTGGAGCTGCAACCGGAAGACGGAGCGGGCTACTATCAGCTGGCGATTGCGGAGCTGGCGCAAGGCAAGAACGACGAGGCGCTTGGGAGTTTCGAGCGCTCCGTGCAGCTCGACCCCAAAAACGCGAACGCGCTCATGCGCTTGGGCGCGTTGTACATCAAGCTCAAGCGCCTCGACGACGCGGTGAGCGCTCTCGCGAAATCTGTCGCGCTGGACCCCACGTCGGAAAAGGGTCTGCAGCTCTTGAGTGACCTGTGTCGACGCACGCAACGCTTGGATCAGCTGATCCAGGCGCTCGAGCGAGCGAAGGCTGCCCACGTGAGCGCAGCGGTGCTGTGTCGGCTCGGCGAGGCGCACAGCGACCGCGGTGAAGCGGGGACCGCGCTCGACTTGTTCCGACAGGCCGTGAACCTCGAACCCGAGCGCATCGAAGCTCAACGCTTGTTTGGCTACAGTGCCTCCGCGGCAGAGCAGCATGAGCAGGCGGTGGACGCCTTGCAGGTGGTGACCCAGAGCGCGGACGTGAACGCCCACGACTGGTACTGCCTCGCGGTGAGTCTGCGAGCACTCGGCTACATCGGCGACGCGACCACCGCGGCGCAGCACTGTCTGGCTATCGACGCCTCACGTAGCGACGCCCAGCTGCTGCTGGCAGACACGGCCGCGGAGGCGGGCGATCACGCGGTCGCGGCCGAGGCCTACCGGGCAGCGGTGGAGTCGGGGCTGGCGGACTCCGGCGTTTACCAGGCGCTTGCGCAAGCTGAGTTTGGCGCAGGGAACGCTGCGGGCGCAGTCGCTGCGCTCAAGGCCGCGCTGGAGCTAAGTCCAGAATCCGACGAGTTGATCGATCAGCTTGCTCAGGCGAGTGAAGAGGCTGGCGACCATGAAGGCTCCGTCTTCGCGCTGAGCAAGCTCCTGAAGAAGGAGCCTTCCGCGGAGGGCTACCACCGCCTGGGCGTCGCCTATCAGCGAATGGGGCGCCACGACGAGAGCGCAGCGGCCTTCAAGCGTTGTCTCCGTATGGATCCAGACCACGCTCACGCGCAGTACGCCCTCGGGGCTGCGCTGATGCATACCGGGCGCACGGAAGAGGCGATCGCCGCCTGGGAGAAGTCTACGGAGTTCTCTCCCGATGACGCGTCGTTGTTCGCGGCCCTCGGCTTTGGCTACCTGAAGGTGGGGCGCACGGACGAAGGCGCGGCGGCCTGCCTCAAGGCGGTTGAGCTGGGGCTCGACGACGTCAGCACGCTGCTGCAGCTGGCCCGCCTCTTCGAGCGACTGAAGCGCCTGGACAATGCGGTCGTCGCTTACGACCGCGTCGTCCAGCTCGACCCCGATCGGGCCGAAGCCCACGTACAGCTTGCCTTGGCGCTCACGGAACTCGGGGAGCACCAGCGCGCGGTGGATGCGTACCAGGAGGCGTTGCTCCTCGAGCCGGACAACGCTCGGCTGCGGTATGGCCTCGGCGTCGGGTACGCAAACTTGGGTCACAACGATGCCGCGCGAAAGCAGCATGAAGCGCTTCAAGCCTTGGACGCAAACCTCGCGGACGAGCTGCTGTTCGTGATCGAGAGCTAG
- a CDS encoding DUF1304 domain-containing protein, protein MLASALVYLVAVLHVLFMLLETFLWTTPKVRARFGNSAAEAETTRVLAANQGVYNGALAVALIWGQVAHQPSVVKSVLAIIVAVGLYGGYSAKRSIIVIQALPAAAALLAAW, encoded by the coding sequence ATGTTGGCGAGCGCGTTGGTGTACCTGGTGGCGGTCTTGCACGTTCTGTTCATGCTCCTCGAGACGTTCCTCTGGACGACTCCAAAGGTGCGCGCGCGCTTTGGCAACAGCGCCGCCGAGGCCGAGACGACCCGCGTCCTCGCAGCGAACCAAGGCGTCTATAACGGCGCGCTCGCGGTGGCGCTGATCTGGGGTCAAGTCGCGCACCAGCCGAGCGTGGTGAAGAGCGTGCTGGCTATCATCGTCGCCGTGGGCCTATACGGCGGCTACAGCGCCAAGCGCTCGATCATCGTGATTCAAGCGCTCCCCGCCGCCGCGGCGCTGCTCGCCGCTTGGTAA
- a CDS encoding TetR/AcrR family transcriptional regulator has protein sequence MARSRDFDLEQALDGAVELFWRQGYASTSVRQLCEAMGIQPGSFYAAFESKEACFQRSLERYLTLQVLPIPPGPEAIRAWFDAITHASRGGKGCLLVNSAVELPNLDADSQRVVAERIHGLERFFGRCLAGRDDAKERAEDLAASVIAIHVMARSGAKPSKLKGLAKRALSAAQLG, from the coding sequence ATGGCGCGCAGCCGCGACTTCGATTTGGAACAGGCGCTAGACGGCGCCGTAGAGCTATTCTGGCGCCAGGGCTACGCCAGCACCTCCGTGCGGCAACTCTGCGAGGCGATGGGCATTCAGCCGGGGAGCTTCTACGCCGCGTTCGAGAGCAAAGAAGCCTGTTTTCAGCGTTCCCTCGAGCGTTACCTCACGCTTCAGGTGCTGCCGATACCGCCAGGCCCCGAGGCGATCCGCGCTTGGTTCGACGCGATCACCCACGCGAGTCGCGGCGGCAAAGGTTGCTTGCTGGTGAACTCTGCCGTGGAGCTGCCGAACTTGGACGCCGACAGCCAGCGGGTCGTGGCTGAGCGGATTCACGGCCTCGAGCGCTTCTTCGGTCGCTGTCTTGCGGGGCGAGATGACGCCAAGGAGCGCGCTGAAGATCTCGCCGCCAGCGTGATCGCCATTCATGTGATGGCCCGCAGCGGGGCCAAACCCAGCAAGCTCAAGGGTCTGGCCAAGCGCGCGCTGAGCGCCGCGCAGCTCGGTTGA
- a CDS encoding PQQ-like beta-propeller repeat protein, with protein MDSAWLPQCAALGLWLGGCAAPQPAVTTAQVDVPVGSATASKRTSPPNAPACPKPKHDEYDPPWHRGFVKEPCVRDARGRWASRGDPTDVDGWRHFLDFTPATGAEAEPFSIEVISPMDIALRTDGACVVIDLKDHISLVSPRGELLWRKPFPRCGYVHATAISYDHHISLGCGYSLLHFQPNGDLSYQKWPFGDHSLGGPWVDRDGTLYVTGEGSVAALDPHGDVRWKVSTGFNRATSQLGWSAAGDLVFDTSMAEIHSDPAKTNGMRIYWETEPGELFVLSRSGKIISREKHDNVPAKGWPETLPYPQDGAHRVDGP; from the coding sequence ATGGATTCCGCTTGGCTACCGCAGTGCGCTGCGCTTGGCCTATGGCTCGGCGGCTGTGCAGCGCCGCAGCCCGCCGTCACGACCGCACAGGTCGACGTCCCAGTCGGCAGCGCAACGGCAAGCAAGCGCACCTCCCCCCCAAACGCCCCGGCGTGTCCGAAGCCGAAGCACGACGAGTACGACCCACCGTGGCACCGCGGCTTCGTCAAGGAGCCTTGTGTTCGCGATGCCCGGGGGCGTTGGGCAAGTCGGGGCGATCCGACTGACGTTGACGGTTGGCGCCACTTCTTGGACTTCACGCCTGCAACGGGGGCTGAGGCCGAGCCGTTCAGCATCGAGGTCATATCCCCCATGGATATCGCGCTGCGTACGGATGGCGCGTGTGTCGTGATTGACCTGAAGGATCATATCAGCCTGGTTTCGCCGAGAGGCGAGCTACTGTGGCGCAAGCCATTTCCACGCTGTGGATATGTTCATGCAACCGCCATCAGCTACGATCACCACATCAGCCTGGGCTGCGGCTACTCGCTCCTGCACTTCCAACCCAACGGAGACTTGAGCTATCAGAAGTGGCCGTTCGGCGATCACAGTCTGGGCGGGCCGTGGGTCGACCGCGACGGCACGCTCTACGTCACTGGCGAAGGCAGTGTGGCGGCATTGGATCCCCACGGAGATGTACGTTGGAAGGTCTCGACCGGATTCAATCGCGCGACGAGTCAGCTCGGGTGGTCAGCCGCAGGAGATCTGGTCTTCGACACCAGCATGGCTGAAATTCACTCGGACCCAGCCAAAACGAACGGCATGCGGATCTACTGGGAGACCGAACCCGGCGAGCTCTTCGTGCTTTCCAGGTCAGGCAAGATCATCAGTCGGGAGAAGCACGACAACGTGCCAGCAAAAGGCTGGCCCGAGACGCTCCCCTACCCGCAAGACGGCGCGCACCGCGTCGACGGTCCGTAG